The Nitrogeniibacter aestuarii genome has a window encoding:
- a CDS encoding cytochrome C, which produces MKRTTAFLSLCLVMATAAHADDVERGRYLVSVGGCNDCHTAQFAETGGQIPETQRLIGVPVGFSGPWGVSYPANLRLTAARHDEDAWMARVRAGGLPPMPWTALQAMTDADLRSVYRYLRHLGPAGDETPAALPPGAPIPTPHFVFVPQAPTTVGMAAPR; this is translated from the coding sequence ATGAAACGGACCACGGCTTTTTTGAGCCTCTGCCTTGTCATGGCCACTGCGGCCCATGCCGATGATGTGGAACGCGGTCGCTACCTGGTGTCGGTAGGCGGTTGCAACGATTGCCACACGGCGCAATTCGCCGAAACGGGCGGTCAGATCCCCGAAACCCAGCGCCTCATCGGCGTGCCGGTGGGGTTCAGCGGGCCATGGGGCGTCAGTTACCCCGCCAACCTGCGGCTCACGGCGGCACGTCATGACGAGGATGCCTGGATGGCCCGGGTGCGTGCCGGTGGTCTGCCGCCCATGCCGTGGACCGCGCTGCAGGCCATGACCGATGCAGACCTGCGTTCCGTCTATCGCTATTTGCGCCATCTGGGCCCGGCCGGCGATGAGACACCAGCTGCCTTGCCGCCCGGGGCGCCCATTCCGACGCCGCATTTTGTCTTCGTGCCCCAGGCGCCGACCACCGTCGGCATGGCTGCACCCCGTTGA
- a CDS encoding RidA family protein, with translation MSIQRFGTTQRYSDIVVHNGTLFTVEVPTSIDTNIETQTSEVLGSIDRLLAQAGSDKSRILMATIYLTSMDDLEGMNAVWDNWVPAGASPCRACVQVAALANEGWRIEIALTAAVG, from the coding sequence ATGAGCATCCAGCGCTTCGGCACCACACAGCGTTATTCCGACATCGTCGTTCACAACGGCACGCTCTTTACCGTCGAGGTGCCCACCAGCATCGACACCAATATCGAGACCCAGACCAGCGAAGTGCTCGGCAGCATCGACCGTCTGCTGGCCCAGGCGGGCAGCGACAAGTCGCGCATTCTCATGGCCACCATCTACCTGACCAGCATGGATGATCTGGAGGGCATGAACGCGGTGTGGGACAACTGGGTGCCAGCCGGCGCATCGCCCTGCCGGGCCTGCGTGCAGGTCGCCGCCCTGGCCAACGAGGGCTGGCGCATCGAGATTGCGCTGACGGCGGCGGTGGGCTGA
- a CDS encoding EF-hand domain-containing protein, producing the protein MKHRRHMTPALAAAMLVCLSDAALAQQAGRLEQFQARLAERFDAADQNKDGWVTRAEAESGMPFVARHFDKMDTQAKGRLSRDDILAYIATRAAERQR; encoded by the coding sequence ATGAAGCACAGGCGACACATGACGCCCGCACTGGCAGCGGCGATGCTGGTGTGCTTGTCGGACGCGGCGCTGGCGCAGCAGGCAGGCCGGCTCGAGCAGTTCCAGGCCCGGCTGGCCGAGCGCTTTGACGCTGCCGACCAGAACAAGGACGGCTGGGTGACGCGCGCCGAGGCCGAGTCGGGCATGCCCTTCGTGGCCCGTCACTTCGACAAGATGGATACCCAGGCGAAGGGGCGGCTCAGTCGGGACGACATCCTTGCCTACATCGCGACCCGTGCCGCCGAGCGTCAGCGCTGA
- a CDS encoding pyridoxamine 5'-phosphate oxidase family protein: MSLLSMDRLRNCLEGIVPAGIATCDPDGMPNVTYISQLMYVDDVHIALSFQFFNKTRENILANPVATVLMMDPDTAARYRLRIRYLRTETSGPLFERMKAKLAGIASHTGMVGVFRLRGADIYRVLDIESVPGRTLPSAPLTPAALPALRRSADALATCNSIDALVDTLQSALERHFGIEHQSLLMADCAAERLCVIASRGYANSGAGAEIAFGDGIVGVAAREGTPIRLMFPAVEYAYSRAVRDRIAPEDGLPEPGEEIPLPGLAAPASQLAVPLLATGRCLGVLYVESRQLCRFNYDLEDALVTLCAQFSLALRALQAEPGDDTSVTAPPPGAVPDGRPLRVRHFARDNSVFFDDTYLIKGVAGAILKRLLEIHVDSGRTEFSNRELRLDPCLRLPDICDNLDTRLILLTRRLIDRSDDVRLEKTGRGRFRLQLNRPIQLEHG; the protein is encoded by the coding sequence ATGAGCCTGCTGTCCATGGATCGCCTGCGCAACTGCCTCGAAGGCATCGTGCCTGCCGGCATCGCAACCTGTGATCCGGACGGAATGCCCAACGTCACCTACATCTCCCAGCTCATGTATGTGGACGACGTCCACATCGCCCTGTCCTTTCAGTTCTTCAACAAGACGCGCGAGAACATTCTGGCCAATCCGGTGGCGACCGTCCTGATGATGGATCCGGACACGGCGGCGCGCTACCGGCTGCGCATCCGCTATCTGCGCACCGAAACCAGCGGGCCGCTGTTCGAGCGCATGAAAGCCAAGCTCGCCGGCATCGCCTCGCACACCGGCATGGTGGGCGTGTTCCGGCTACGCGGTGCCGACATTTACCGGGTGCTCGATATCGAGAGCGTGCCAGGTCGTACCTTGCCCTCCGCGCCGCTCACCCCTGCCGCACTCCCCGCGCTGCGGCGCAGCGCCGATGCGCTGGCGACGTGCAACAGCATCGACGCGCTGGTCGACACCTTGCAGAGCGCCCTGGAACGCCATTTCGGCATCGAACACCAGAGCCTGCTGATGGCCGACTGTGCTGCCGAGCGCCTGTGCGTGATCGCCAGCCGCGGCTATGCCAACTCCGGCGCGGGGGCAGAGATTGCCTTCGGCGACGGCATTGTGGGGGTGGCGGCGCGCGAAGGCACGCCGATCCGGCTGATGTTTCCTGCCGTGGAGTACGCCTACAGCCGGGCGGTGCGGGACCGCATCGCACCAGAAGACGGCCTTCCCGAACCCGGGGAGGAAATTCCCCTGCCCGGGCTGGCCGCACCCGCCAGCCAGCTGGCGGTCCCGTTGCTGGCCACGGGGCGCTGCCTGGGCGTGCTCTATGTCGAGAGCCGGCAGCTGTGCCGCTTCAACTACGATCTGGAAGATGCGCTGGTCACCCTGTGCGCCCAGTTTTCGCTCGCCTTGCGAGCCTTGCAGGCCGAACCCGGCGACGACACGTCCGTCACCGCGCCGCCACCGGGCGCCGTCCCCGACGGGCGACCGCTACGCGTGCGCCATTTCGCCCGCGACAACAGCGTGTTTTTCGATGACACCTACCTCATCAAGGGGGTCGCCGGCGCCATCCTCAAGCGCTTGCTCGAGATTCACGTGGACAGCGGGCGCACCGAGTTTTCCAATCGGGAACTGCGTCTCGACCCCTGCCTGAGGCTGCCCGACATCTGCGACAACCTCGACACCCGCCTCATCCTGCTGACCCGCCGGCTCATCGACCGAAGCGATGACGTACGGCTCGAAAAAACCGGTCGTGGCCGCTTTCGGTTACAGCTGAACCGTCCGATCCAGCTGGAACACGGCTGA
- a CDS encoding YqaA family protein: MDLLDWLDPGPDAGLGAVFLISFLSATLLPGGSEVVLVAYVVQHPGMALPAWALASLGNTLGGMSTYLLARVFPKPANADRTDWLQRHGAPALVLAWAPVVGDALCAAAGWLRLPWWPCLLWMALGKAARYALLVWLSH, from the coding sequence ATGGACCTCCTCGATTGGCTCGACCCTGGCCCCGATGCGGGCCTGGGCGCCGTCTTCCTGATCAGTTTCCTGTCCGCCACCCTGCTGCCCGGCGGCTCCGAAGTGGTGCTGGTCGCTTACGTAGTCCAGCACCCGGGCATGGCGCTGCCCGCATGGGCGCTGGCCAGCCTTGGCAATACCCTGGGCGGCATGAGCACCTACCTGCTGGCGCGCGTGTTCCCGAAACCGGCCAACGCGGATCGCACCGACTGGCTGCAGCGCCATGGCGCACCTGCCCTGGTGCTGGCCTGGGCACCGGTCGTGGGGGATGCCCTGTGCGCGGCCGCCGGCTGGCTGCGCCTGCCGTGGTGGCCCTGCCTGCTCTGGATGGCACTGGGCAAGGCAGCTCGCTACGCCCTGCTGGTCTGGCTGAGCCACTGA
- a CDS encoding response regulator, translated as MGFRTATIHDVGFQLRHTVTIRNEKHAGAIDGSIRWRHPVTERDMEEDKARILVVDDEAELGALLSRYLGTRGYQVRHCLSTAEADRLLGRERFDLMVLDLMLPGEDGLSFCARLRARGETIPVLMLTARGDAIDRIVGLEMGADDYLPKPFEPRELLARLEAMLRRQRMLGAQIHTRPPADLRFGPFRLDTVTRRVLRDDAPVDISSGEFELLRALAANAGRALSRDRLIELVHGGGRELTERAIDVQILRLRRVLEDDPAQPRLILTVRGKGYMLAAEAPCD; from the coding sequence ATGGGTTTCAGGACCGCCACGATTCATGACGTCGGGTTTCAACTTCGCCACACCGTAACCATCCGTAATGAAAAGCACGCCGGCGCCATCGACGGCTCGATAAGATGGCGGCATCCGGTAACGGAACGGGACATGGAAGAGGACAAGGCACGCATCCTGGTGGTGGACGACGAGGCAGAGCTCGGTGCCCTGCTGTCTCGCTATCTGGGCACCCGGGGTTACCAGGTGCGGCATTGCCTGAGCACGGCCGAGGCCGACCGGCTGCTCGGGCGCGAACGCTTTGACCTGATGGTGCTCGACCTGATGCTGCCGGGGGAGGACGGCCTGAGCTTCTGTGCCCGCCTCCGGGCACGCGGGGAGACCATCCCCGTGCTCATGCTCACCGCCCGGGGGGACGCCATCGACCGCATCGTGGGCCTCGAAATGGGCGCGGACGACTATCTGCCCAAGCCCTTCGAGCCACGCGAACTGCTGGCCCGGCTCGAAGCCATGCTGCGTCGCCAGCGCATGCTCGGCGCACAGATTCACACCCGCCCGCCGGCGGATCTGCGCTTCGGCCCGTTCCGGCTCGATACGGTGACCCGTCGGGTGCTGCGCGACGACGCCCCGGTGGACATCAGCAGCGGAGAATTCGAGCTGTTGCGCGCCCTGGCGGCCAATGCGGGGCGCGCGCTGAGCCGAGACCGGCTCATCGAGTTGGTGCACGGCGGGGGTCGCGAGCTCACCGAGCGCGCCATCGACGTACAGATCCTGCGCCTGCGCCGTGTGCTGGAGGACGACCCGGCCCAGCCGCGGCTGATCCTCACCGTGCGCGGCAAGGGCTACATGCTCGCTGCCGAGGCGCCGTGCGACTGA
- a CDS encoding DUF3683 domain-containing protein, translated as MTQRLREIPYNYTSYSDREIVIRLLGEESWQALDDLRAERVTGRSARMLYEVLGDIWVVQRNPYLLDDLLDNRNRRDALVGALRHRLAEVEKRRVESQSDDVERSAKVETLVQAASNAIARFEMQFQETLDLRKQAMRVLSRHTRKDNICFDGHARVSHVTDATDWRVEYPFVVLYPDTEDEIGHLVRDCIELGLTIIPRGGGTGYTGGAIPMDPKSVVINTEKLIDIGPVEDVVLPGIDGPMDAPYATIRTGAGVVTARVAEAATAAGRVFAVDPTSASASCIGGNIAMNAGGKKAVLWGTALDNLAWWKMVTPDGNWLEVERLNHNYGKIHEQDTVHFRLRRFDASGRKQLSEEVLQMPGAACRKDGLGKDVTDKFLGGVPGVQKEGTDGIIVASRWVLHKMPPVTRTVCLEFFGQVREAVPAIVEITDFFKPGGEGHGLGVQLAGLEHLDERYVKAVGYATKAKRHGRPKMVLIGDIVGHDEDAVMKAASEVIRMTNARGSEGFIAVSDEQRKKFWLDRSRTAAISRHTNAFKINEDVVIPLPRMGDYCDAIERINIELSTRNKLELCDALIDALSGDLPLNTQDADLEAAELIGDRQQSALQYVTNVGRRWQWLLDNLDMPLPQAENQFGEYGIEAGELTNTATDPVLFHRLQDYSVRTSWKTELRARLMKVFDGDLYKPVRELIDATHDRVLRGRLFVALHMHAGDGNVHTNIPVNSDNYAMLRMAEETVERIMGIARALDGVISGEHGIGITKLDFLTDEEMANYWDYKQKVDPDGRFNRGKLQRGANLARAYTPSFGLMGHESLIMEQTDVGEIAHDIKDCLRCGKCKPVCSTHVPRANLLYSPRNKILSTSSLIEAFLYEEQTRRGVSLAHWAEFEDVADHCTVCHKCEKPCPVDIDFGDVSIKMRNLLRKQGKKSFNPGKAAAMAFLTVKDPTTIKIIRKGMIEWGYKAQRWAHKTAKSFGLVQPQVEQPPATLRKAPLKEQVIHFINKPMPGNLPKRTSRALLDIEDDTVIPVIRNPQVKRDDSEAVFYFPGCGSERLFGQVGLATQAMLYHVGATTVLPPGYLCCGYPQTAAGEEDKGQKITTDNRVLFHRVANTLNYLDIKTVVVSCGTCMDQLQKYQFEKIFPGCRLIDIHEYLMEKGVKLEGVSGTKYMYHEPCHTPMKIHSGIKVANQLMGTRVDLNDRCCGESGTLAVARPDISTQVRFRKQQEIEAGAEALREGAATAPVKVLTSCPSCLQGLSRYSDDGNVEADYIVVEVAKHILGENWMPEYVQQANRGGIERVLL; from the coding sequence ATGACTCAACGCCTGCGCGAAATTCCGTACAACTACACCTCGTATTCCGATCGCGAGATTGTCATCCGTCTGCTCGGCGAAGAAAGCTGGCAGGCGCTGGACGATCTGCGCGCCGAACGCGTGACCGGCCGCTCCGCCCGCATGCTCTACGAGGTGCTCGGCGACATCTGGGTGGTGCAGCGCAACCCCTACCTGCTGGACGATCTGCTGGACAACCGCAATCGCCGCGATGCCCTGGTCGGCGCCCTGCGCCACCGTCTGGCCGAGGTGGAGAAGCGTCGCGTCGAGTCGCAATCCGACGACGTGGAGCGCAGCGCCAAGGTCGAAACGCTGGTGCAGGCGGCCTCCAACGCCATCGCCCGCTTCGAGATGCAGTTCCAGGAAACGCTGGATCTGCGCAAGCAGGCCATGCGCGTGCTCTCGCGCCACACCCGCAAGGACAACATCTGCTTCGACGGTCACGCTCGCGTCTCGCACGTAACCGACGCCACCGACTGGCGCGTGGAATACCCCTTCGTGGTCCTCTATCCGGACACCGAGGACGAGATCGGCCATCTGGTGCGCGACTGTATCGAACTGGGCCTGACCATCATCCCGCGCGGAGGTGGCACCGGCTACACCGGCGGCGCGATCCCGATGGACCCGAAGTCGGTGGTCATCAACACCGAAAAGCTCATCGATATCGGCCCGGTCGAAGACGTGGTCCTGCCGGGCATCGACGGCCCGATGGATGCGCCCTATGCCACCATCCGCACCGGCGCCGGCGTGGTGACGGCCCGTGTGGCTGAAGCCGCAACTGCAGCTGGCCGCGTGTTCGCGGTGGATCCGACCTCGGCCTCGGCCTCCTGTATCGGCGGCAACATCGCCATGAATGCCGGCGGCAAGAAGGCCGTGCTGTGGGGCACTGCGCTGGACAACCTGGCCTGGTGGAAGATGGTCACGCCGGACGGCAACTGGCTGGAGGTCGAGCGCCTCAACCACAATTACGGCAAGATCCACGAGCAGGACACCGTGCATTTCCGCCTGCGCCGCTTCGACGCCTCGGGCCGCAAGCAGCTGTCTGAAGAAGTGCTCCAGATGCCGGGCGCGGCCTGTCGCAAGGACGGCCTGGGCAAGGACGTGACCGACAAGTTCCTCGGCGGCGTGCCGGGCGTGCAGAAGGAAGGCACCGACGGCATCATCGTGGCCTCGCGCTGGGTGCTCCACAAGATGCCGCCGGTGACCCGCACCGTGTGTCTGGAGTTCTTCGGCCAGGTGCGCGAAGCCGTGCCGGCCATCGTCGAGATCACCGACTTCTTCAAGCCGGGGGGCGAAGGCCACGGGCTGGGCGTGCAGCTGGCGGGTCTGGAGCACCTGGACGAGCGCTACGTGAAAGCCGTTGGCTACGCCACCAAGGCCAAGCGCCACGGCCGCCCGAAGATGGTGCTGATCGGCGACATCGTCGGCCATGATGAAGACGCCGTCATGAAGGCGGCGTCGGAAGTCATCCGCATGACCAACGCACGCGGTTCGGAAGGCTTCATCGCCGTCTCCGACGAACAGCGCAAGAAGTTCTGGCTCGACCGCTCGCGCACCGCCGCCATCTCGCGACACACCAACGCCTTCAAGATCAACGAAGACGTGGTGATTCCGCTGCCGCGCATGGGCGACTACTGCGATGCCATCGAACGCATCAACATCGAGCTGTCCACGCGCAACAAGCTGGAACTGTGCGATGCGCTGATCGACGCCCTGTCCGGCGACCTGCCACTGAACACGCAGGATGCCGATCTGGAAGCCGCGGAACTCATCGGTGACCGCCAGCAGTCCGCGCTCCAGTACGTAACCAACGTGGGCCGCCGCTGGCAGTGGCTGCTCGACAACCTCGACATGCCGCTGCCGCAGGCTGAAAACCAGTTCGGCGAATACGGCATCGAAGCCGGCGAGCTGACCAACACGGCCACCGACCCGGTGCTGTTCCACCGCTTGCAGGACTACTCGGTGCGCACCTCGTGGAAGACCGAACTGCGCGCGCGCCTGATGAAGGTGTTCGACGGCGATCTGTACAAGCCGGTGCGTGAGCTCATCGACGCCACCCACGACCGGGTGCTGCGCGGTCGCCTGTTCGTGGCGCTGCACATGCACGCGGGCGACGGCAACGTGCACACCAACATCCCGGTCAACTCCGACAACTACGCCATGCTGCGCATGGCCGAAGAGACCGTGGAGCGCATCATGGGCATCGCCCGAGCCCTCGACGGGGTCATTTCCGGCGAGCACGGTATCGGCATCACCAAGCTGGACTTCCTCACCGACGAGGAAATGGCCAATTACTGGGACTACAAGCAGAAGGTGGACCCGGACGGCCGCTTCAACCGTGGCAAGCTGCAGCGCGGCGCCAACCTGGCGCGGGCCTACACGCCGAGCTTCGGCCTCATGGGGCACGAGTCGCTCATCATGGAGCAGACCGATGTGGGCGAGATCGCCCACGACATCAAGGACTGCCTGCGTTGCGGCAAGTGCAAGCCGGTGTGCTCGACCCACGTGCCGCGCGCCAACCTGCTCTACAGCCCGCGCAACAAGATCCTGTCCACCTCGTCGCTGATCGAAGCCTTCCTGTACGAAGAGCAGACCCGCCGGGGCGTCTCGCTGGCGCATTGGGCGGAGTTCGAGGACGTGGCCGACCACTGCACGGTGTGCCACAAGTGCGAGAAACCCTGTCCGGTGGATATCGACTTCGGCGACGTGTCGATCAAGATGCGCAACCTGCTGCGCAAGCAGGGCAAGAAGTCCTTCAATCCGGGCAAGGCGGCCGCCATGGCCTTCCTCACCGTCAAGGACCCGACCACCATCAAGATCATCCGCAAGGGCATGATCGAGTGGGGCTACAAGGCCCAGCGCTGGGCGCACAAGACGGCCAAGTCTTTCGGGCTGGTGCAGCCGCAGGTGGAACAGCCGCCCGCGACCCTGCGCAAGGCGCCGCTCAAGGAGCAGGTGATCCACTTCATCAACAAGCCCATGCCCGGCAACCTGCCCAAGCGCACCAGCCGTGCCCTGCTGGACATCGAGGACGACACCGTCATCCCGGTGATCCGCAATCCGCAGGTCAAGCGCGACGACTCCGAGGCGGTGTTCTACTTTCCTGGCTGTGGTTCAGAGCGCCTGTTCGGTCAGGTGGGCCTGGCCACCCAGGCCATGCTCTATCACGTCGGCGCCACCACGGTGCTGCCCCCGGGCTACCTGTGCTGCGGCTACCCGCAGACCGCCGCCGGCGAAGAGGACAAGGGTCAGAAGATCACCACTGACAACCGGGTGCTCTTCCACCGGGTCGCCAACACGCTCAACTACCTGGACATCAAGACCGTGGTGGTCTCCTGCGGCACCTGCATGGATCAGCTGCAGAAGTACCAGTTCGAGAAGATCTTCCCGGGTTGCCGCCTGATCGACATCCATGAATACCTCATGGAGAAAGGCGTGAAGCTCGAAGGCGTGAGCGGCACCAAGTACATGTACCACGAGCCCTGCCACACCCCGATGAAGATCCATTCGGGCATCAAGGTGGCCAACCAGCTCATGGGCACGCGCGTGGACCTGAACGATCGCTGCTGCGGCGAATCCGGCACCCTGGCCGTCGCACGGCCTGACATCTCTACACAGGTACGCTTCCGCAAGCAGCAGGAGATCGAAGCCGGCGCCGAGGCGCTGCGCGAGGGCGCTGCCACCGCCCCGGTGAAGGTGCTCACCTCCTGCCCGAGTTGCCTGCAGGGTCTGTCCCGTTACAGCGACGACGGCAATGTGGAAGCCGATTACATCGTGGTCGAGGTCGCCAAGCACATTCTCGGCGAGAACTGGATGCCCGAGTACGTGCAACAGGCCAACCGGGGCGGGATCGAGCGCGTCCTGCTCTGA
- a CDS encoding hemerythrin domain-containing protein, with protein sequence MSFIRQFQPPAAPRHDIYVGIHKGLRAFMADTLLRFGRLDPDDAVELAESLDALTALIDLCAAHLVHENQVIHPALNAAARGASDAACDDHVDHEHAIARLRQLAVQVRSSAPVERPERVLRLYRVLSCFVGDNLLHMHLEECEHNACLWRAYDDAEIQALEERIVASLSPTELMQSLRWMIPAMSPRERLELLGPMAAAMPPAVFDQVYAMVRHYLSAKDLVKLDRGLKCAA encoded by the coding sequence ATGTCATTCATTCGACAGTTCCAGCCACCTGCCGCGCCACGTCACGACATCTACGTGGGCATCCACAAAGGCCTGCGCGCCTTCATGGCCGACACGCTGCTGCGCTTCGGTCGGCTCGATCCGGACGACGCGGTCGAACTGGCCGAGAGCCTCGATGCACTGACGGCTCTGATCGACCTGTGTGCTGCCCACCTGGTGCATGAAAACCAGGTGATCCACCCCGCGCTGAATGCGGCCGCGCGCGGTGCCAGTGATGCGGCATGCGATGACCATGTCGATCATGAGCACGCCATTGCACGCTTGCGCCAGCTGGCGGTACAGGTGCGCTCCAGCGCCCCGGTCGAGCGACCGGAGAGGGTCTTGCGGCTGTATCGGGTGCTGTCCTGCTTCGTCGGCGACAACCTGCTGCACATGCATCTGGAAGAGTGCGAGCACAACGCCTGCCTGTGGCGGGCCTATGACGATGCCGAGATACAGGCGCTTGAAGAACGCATCGTGGCGTCGCTGTCGCCGACCGAACTGATGCAAAGCCTGCGCTGGATGATTCCGGCCATGTCGCCGCGTGAGCGTCTCGAACTGCTCGGCCCGATGGCCGCGGCCATGCCGCCCGCCGTGTTCGATCAGGTGTATGCGATGGTGCGTCACTACCTGTCGGCGAAGGATCTGGTCAAGCTCGACCGCGGGCTCAAGTGCGCTGCATGA
- a CDS encoding ATP-binding protein, whose product MRLTPRSLFGRNLLLLVGMILLGQLLAGVLFFVFVQKPRAAETADMLAQNLIAVREGLAALPAAERVAFVARLNAANTGEGEPEAIHDNRLLPAQRILVRAISAQLARHGIDAIWRRERGALSVRLTVDGEDHWLTVQGPNLSARPGLSTLMSWAATLAIALFGAWRIQRRINRPLDTLASAAGAIEAGRTPDPVCEQGPEELAAVARGFNRMQAALAERERSRALMLAGISHDLRTPLSKMRLSVELLRDAHDTPPDPVLLDSMAGACQRMDEIIGQFIDFARLDDTTPPEPLNLLDCLHQARGACPEGETVAIDAPADLGVLSHHPALTRLLTNLISNALKHGAPPVQVRARAERGEVLIVVDDAGPGIAADRIDTLRQPFTQGDSARGGVPGAGLGLAIADQIARTLGIALRFDAAPLGGLRVELRLPAPNS is encoded by the coding sequence GTGCGACTGACCCCGCGCTCCTTGTTCGGGCGCAACCTCCTGCTGCTGGTGGGCATGATCCTGCTCGGACAGCTGTTGGCGGGGGTGCTGTTCTTCGTGTTCGTGCAGAAGCCACGGGCCGCGGAAACCGCCGACATGCTGGCGCAGAACCTGATTGCCGTGCGCGAGGGCCTGGCGGCCCTGCCCGCGGCGGAACGCGTCGCCTTCGTGGCGCGACTGAACGCAGCCAATACCGGCGAAGGCGAGCCCGAAGCCATCCACGACAATCGCCTGCTGCCGGCACAGCGCATCCTCGTGCGCGCCATCTCCGCGCAACTGGCCCGCCACGGCATCGACGCCATCTGGCGGCGCGAGCGCGGCGCGCTGTCCGTTCGGCTGACGGTCGACGGAGAGGACCACTGGCTGACCGTGCAGGGCCCCAATCTCAGCGCCCGCCCGGGCCTGTCGACGCTGATGAGCTGGGCCGCCACCCTGGCCATCGCCCTGTTCGGCGCATGGCGCATCCAGCGGCGGATCAATCGCCCGCTGGACACGCTGGCCAGCGCCGCGGGCGCCATCGAGGCCGGACGCACGCCCGACCCGGTCTGCGAACAGGGGCCCGAGGAGCTGGCCGCAGTGGCCCGGGGATTCAACCGCATGCAGGCCGCGCTCGCCGAACGTGAGCGCAGCCGCGCACTGATGCTGGCCGGCATCTCCCACGATCTTCGAACCCCCTTGAGCAAGATGCGTCTGTCGGTCGAACTGCTCCGGGACGCACACGACACCCCGCCCGACCCGGTCCTGCTGGACAGCATGGCCGGCGCCTGCCAACGCATGGACGAGATCATCGGGCAGTTCATCGACTTTGCCCGCCTGGACGACACCACCCCGCCTGAGCCCCTGAATCTGCTCGATTGCCTTCACCAGGCACGGGGCGCCTGTCCGGAGGGTGAGACGGTGGCCATCGACGCGCCGGCCGACCTGGGTGTGCTGAGCCACCACCCGGCGCTCACGCGGCTGCTGACCAACCTGATCAGCAACGCACTGAAACACGGCGCGCCTCCGGTGCAGGTGCGCGCCCGCGCCGAGCGTGGCGAAGTGCTCATCGTCGTCGATGACGCCGGGCCGGGCATTGCCGCTGACCGGATCGACACACTTCGCCAGCCATTCACCCAGGGCGACAGTGCGCGCGGCGGCGTTCCGGGCGCCGGACTGGGCTTGGCCATCGCCGACCAGATTGCCCGCACCCTGGGCATCGCGCTGCGCTTCGACGCCGCGCCGTTGGGCGGGTTGCGGGTTGAATTGCGCCTGCCCGCCCCGAACTCCTGA